From a region of the Sesamum indicum cultivar Zhongzhi No. 13 linkage group LG3, S_indicum_v1.0, whole genome shotgun sequence genome:
- the LOC105157988 gene encoding uncharacterized protein LOC105157988: protein MEGPCDICGDVGVADALVTCCQCKINCEHMYCMRTPLEEHIDDWHCEECESSSKAKSLASCPIGEFPSVSKSTNSVEAQKGGLLCGGSRKLLNQSRKGSVDWEKKVATGKTKYICVKEAIKLSAGEKKYLAPSNITCHSKPPGPRIGVNKLERTLSRPRTTPLCFSSEQDLASGGLAQSKPQRPGNMEIYEGQVQKSKKLSELQRSVGSFQPSRAPMNKHIQKELPTNVQLPQTKARSSMHKPLSAPSPSQNASLVTISGGNRLTAVELRTCNAENVNNNLLPDLEKRSVTPALDAVWKGSFRIHDDHRHRVLNPQIHAHPATRVRRKIHEFSKQMPKVLHFHLVPYKKFWINLFQDYIPDERDIGLYFFPGDSERYEDYAFLLDYISFRNLALRKQIADVELLVFPSRLLPANCQCWNGKRFLWGVFHRLKQDTSARLDNREIKLSVQPSSHNPKSDMEEVDMDIDMVGGINVGRIDVPVHERPLREKHIPSRQESLSASISGRAFDPVTMPPLNVVEPCPAIPPGFGEVFRLRVQDSSLSLVKNVEVHEGKSKEQDDHHSLYSSSAEVKSKNVCD, encoded by the exons GAGGGCCCTTGTGATATCTGTGGTGATGTTGGGGTTGCTGATGCATTAGTTACTTGCTGtcaatgtaaaataaattgtgagCATAT GTATTGCATGAGAACCCCTCTAGAGGAGCACATAGACGACTGGCATTGCGAAGAATGTGAATCTAGCTCTAAAGCAAAGTCACTTGCATCTTGTCCGATTGGAGAGTTTCCCAGCGTGTCAAAATCAACTAACTCTGTGGAAGCACAGAAGGGTGGTTTGCTGTGTGGAGGGAGTAGAAAATTGCTTAACCAATCTAGGAAGGGTTCTGTTGATTGGGAAAAGAAAGTGGCAACTGGGAAGACTAAATACATCTGTGTCAAAGAAGCTATCAAGCTCTCAGcaggagaaaagaaatatttggcCCCTTCAAATATTACTTGTCACTCAAAGCCCCCAGGGCCTCGGATTGGGGTAAATAAATTGGAGAGAACACTGAGCAGGCCCAGAACTACACCCTTATGTTTCTCCTCTGAGCAGGATCTTGCTTCAGGTGGTTTAGCGCAATCAAAGCCTCAAAGGCCTGGCAACATGGAGATCTATGAAGGGCAAGtacaaaaatccaagaaactcTCAG AATTGCAAAGATCGGTAGGCAGCTTCCAACCTTCTCGAGCACCTATGAACAAACACATACAGAAGGAGCTGCCAACAAATGTTCAATTGCCTCAAACCAAGGCAAGAAGTTCAATGCATAAGCCCTTATCTGCTCCATCTCCATCGCAGAATGCATCACTAGTTACCATTTCAG GTGGTAATCGTCTCACTGCTGTTGAGCTGCGGACTTGTAATGCAGAGAATGTGAATAACAATCTTTTGCCTGATTTAGAGAAACGTTCAGTAACTCCTGCTTTGGATGCTGTCTGGAA gGGAAGCTTCAGGATCCACGATGATCATAGACATCGGGTACTGAATCCTCAAATTCATGCTCATCCTGCTACCCGAGTTCGTAGAAAGATCCATGAATTTTCAAAGCAAATGCCTAAAGtacttcattttcatttggTTCCCTACAAAAAATTCTGGATCAATTTATTCCAGGATTATATTCCAGATGAAAGGGACATTGGATTGTATTTCTTTCCGGGTGACAGTGAGAG ATATGAGGACTATGCCTTCCTCCTGGACTACATTAGTTTCCGAAACTTGGCATTGAGGAAACAGATTGCGGATGTTGAGCTTCTGGTTTTTCCCTCCAGACTTCTGCCTGCCAATTGTCAAT GTTGGAACGGGAAGCGCTTCCTTTGGGGAGTATTTCATCGTCTGAAACAAGATACCTCTGCCCGCCTAGACAATAGGGAAATAAAACTGTCCGTGCAACCATCTAGTCACAATCCGAAGTCTGATATGGAGGAGGTTGACATGGACATTGACATGGTTGGTGGCATTAACGTAGGAAGAATCGATGTTCCAGTTCATGAGCGACCTCTTAGAGAGAAACATATACCCTCTAGACAAGAATCTCTGTCTGCTTCTATCTCCGGACGTGCTTTTGATCCGGTGACCATGCCTCCACTAAATGTCGTGGAGCCGTGTCCCGCCATTCCTCCTGGATTTGGGGAGGTGTTTAGGCTCAGAGTCCAGGATTCCTCCTTATCTCTGGTCAAGAACGTAGAAGTTCATGAAGGGAAAAGCAAAGAACAAGACGATCATCATAGtctttattcttcttctgcAGAGGTGAAATCTAAAAATGTGTGTGATTGA